A genomic window from Emys orbicularis isolate rEmyOrb1 chromosome 24, rEmyOrb1.hap1, whole genome shotgun sequence includes:
- the CABP5 gene encoding calcium-binding protein 5 produces MQNALGPACIFLRKGIAEKHGHRELGADEIEELREAFAEFDKDKDGLIGCKDLGNLMRTMGYMPTEMELIELSQQINMNLGGRVDFEDFVELMTPKLLAETAGMIGLQEMRDAFKEFDTNGDGEITLDELQLAMQRLMGERLTPREISDVVKEADINGDGTVDFEEFVKMMSR; encoded by the exons ATGCAGAATGCCCTGGGGCCCGCCTGCATCTTCCTGCGCAAGGGCATCGCCGAGAAGCATGGG CACCGGGAGCTGGGAGCCGATGAAATCGAAG AGCTGCGTGAGGCCTTCGCGGAGTTCGACAAGGACAAGGACGGGCTGATCGGCTGCAAGGACCTGGGCAACCTTATGCGCACCATGGGCTACATGCCCACCGAGATGGAGCTCATCGAGCTATCGCAGCAGATCAACATGAACC TGGGGGGCCGGGTGGATTTCGAAGACTTCGTGGAGCTGATGACACCCAAGCTGCTGGCCGAGACGGCCGGGATGATCGGGCTGCAGGAGATGAGGGACGCCTTCAAGGAG tttgACACCAACGGGGACGGGGAGATCACGCTGGACGAGCTGCAGCTGGCCATGCAGCGCCTCATGGGCGAGCGGCTCACCCCCCGTGAGATCAGTGACGTGGTCAAGGAGGCTGACATCAACGGGGACGGGACCGTCGACTTCGAGG AGTTTGTGAAGATGATGTCACGCTGA